One Scomber scombrus chromosome 4, fScoSco1.1, whole genome shotgun sequence genomic region harbors:
- the mfsd14bb gene encoding hippocampus abundant transcript-like protein 1, with product MNRDKTASEAGDMMLVRSSHGRGKARVSHAVVVIFLEFFAWGLLTTPMLTVLHETFPQHTFLMNGLVQGVKGFLSFLSAPLIGALSDIWGRKSFLLMTVFFTCAPIPFMRISPWWYFALISVSGIFAVTFSVIFAYVADITEEHERSTAYGLVSATFAASLVTSPAIGAYLSSRYSDSLVVLIATVIAVADIAFVFFMVPESLPDKMRLTSWGFPISWEQADPFASLRRVGKDSTVLLICVTVFLSYLPEAGQYSSFFLYLKQVIEFSPAAIAAFIAMVGILSIVAQTLFLSVLMRTIGNKNTVLLGLGFQLFQLAWYGFGSEPWMMWAAGTVAAMSSITFPAVSALVSHSASPDQQGVAQGMITGIRGLCNGLGPALYGFIFFLFNVELTDIPVAGRPVPPPEKSMIPGPPFLFGACAVLFALLVAIFIPEHHRLADVKTCSARKSSSASAHALDVTLTPASDAEDIEPLLQDSSL from the exons cacgGCCGAGGTAAAGCCAGAGTGAGTCATGCGGTGGTTGTGATCTTCCTGGAGTTCTTCGCCTGGGGGCTTCTGACTACGCCCATGCTGACT gTCCTTCATGAGACGTTTCCTCAGCACACCTTCCTGATGAACGGCCTGGTGCAGGGAGTGAAG GGCTTCCTGTCGTTTCTGTCGGCTCCTCTGATTGGTGCGCTGTCAGACATCTGGGGCAGGAAGTCTTTCCTCCTGATGACGGTGTTCTTCACATGCGCTCCGATCCCCTTCATGAGGATCAGCCCCTG gtggtaTTTCGCTCTGATCTCAGTCTCAGGAATCTTCGCTGTGACCTTCTCGGTGATCTTCGCGTACGTTGCCGACATCACGGAGGAACACGAGAGGAGCACCGCCTACGGCCTG GTGTCGGCTACCTTCGCTGCCAGCCTGGTGACGAGTCCGGCCATCGGCGCCTACCTGTCATCCCGCTACAGCGACAGCCTGGTGGTGCTCATCGCCACGGTGATCGCCGTGGCCGACATCGCCTTTGTGTTCTTCATGGTTCCGGAATCGCTGCCGGATAAAATGCGTCTGACGTCCTGGGGCTTCCCGATCTCCTGGGAGCAGGCCGACCCCTTCGCT tcTCTGCGTCGTGTGGGGAAAGACTCCACAGTGCTGCTGATCTGTGTCACAGTGTTCCTGTCCTACCTGCCAGAAGCTGGACAATACTCCAGCTTCTTCCTCTACCTgaaacag gtgatCGAGTTTTCTCCAGCAGCCATCGCCGCCTTCATCGCCATGGTGGGAATCCTCTCTATAGTCGCTCAG ACTCTGTTCCTCAGCGTTCTCATGAGAACCATCGGGAACAAGAACACGGTTCTGCTGGGTCTGGGCTTCCAGCTCTTCCAGCTGGCCTGGTACGGCTTCGGCTCCGAACCCTG GATGATGTGGGCAGCAGGAACCGTAGCAGCCATGTCCTCCATCACATTCCCAGCTGTCTCTGCTCTGGTGTCACACAGCGCATCACCTGACCAGCAAG gtgTGGCTCAGGGGATGATCACAGGTATCAGAGGACTGTGTAATGGTTTGGGTCCAGCTCTGTACggcttcatcttcttcctcttcaacGTGGAGCTGACCGACATTCCTGTAGCAGGAAGACCTGTTCCCCCTCCAGAG AAGTCGATGATCCCCGGCCCGCCCTTCCTGTTCGGAGCGTGTGCCGTCCTCTTCGCTCTGCTGGTCGCCATCTTCATCCCCGAGCATCACCGATTGGCCGACGTGAAGACCTGCTCGGCCCGCAAGTCGAGCTCCGCCTCCGCTCACGCTCTGGACGTGACGCTAACGCCGGCCAGCGACGCCGAGGACATCGAGCCGCTGCTACAGGACAGCAGCCTGTGA